The proteins below are encoded in one region of Struthio camelus isolate bStrCam1 chromosome 11, bStrCam1.hap1, whole genome shotgun sequence:
- the FOXO4 gene encoding forkhead box protein O4, whose protein sequence is MAEAGGAAAAAGLDIDPDFEPQSRPRSCTWPLPRPELPAAPAEAGGSAAGGAEEGAGGAAAGPGRAEGARAGGAAARKGGSRRNAWGNQSYAELISQAIESAPEKRLTLAQIYEWMVRSVPYFKDKGDSNSSAGWKNSIRHNLSLHSKFIKVHNEATGKSSWWMLNPEGGKSGKAPRRRAASMDNSSKLAKVRGKASKKKASLQATSEATADSPGSQFPKWPGSPSSRSNEDSDVWNTFRPRTSSNASTISARLSPILTEQDDLHDEELLPSLVYSSASSNVPPTVTEELELIDGLSLMSPSSTVLSTQQSASSGPIQRDSSFSLRSPNTAGQTTTFGNSLFNPVDISLQSSVSHFSGPQTLEALLTPSSPPPRDVMMTQVDPVLPQTGSRMSSRTLLLLGGQAAQSKMSPGNPRGKPTEQQAEPVGASVLPSTLPIVASPQNTASVASLKAPVSATAAQSVQLGTPPLLSSASPAPLGLNQDRLPTDLDIDMYMENLECDMDYIINSDLMDGEGLDFNFEPILSTPSYPSTSQASNHTWVPS, encoded by the exons AtggcggaggcgggcggcgctgccgccgccgcggggctggacATCGACCCCGACTTCGAGCCGCAGAGCCGGCCGCGCTCCTGCACCTGGCCGCTGCCGCGGCCTGAgctgccggcggcgccggcggaggcgggcggctctgcggcgggcggcgcggaggagggcgcgggcggcgcggcggcggggcccgggcgggccgagggggcgcgggcgggcggcgcggcggcgcggaaGGGCGGCTCCCGGCGTAACGCCTGGGGCAACCAGTCCTACGCCGAGCTCATCAGCCAGGCCATCGAGAGCGCCCCGGAGAAGCGGCTCACGCTGGCGCAGATCTACGAGTGGATGGTCCGCTCCGTGCCCTACTTCAAGGACAAGGGCGACAGCAACAGCTCCGCCGGCTGGAAG aaCTCTATTAGACATAACTTGTCCCTGCACAGCAAGTTCATTAAAGTTCATAATGAAGCCACAGGAAAGAGTTCTTGGTGGATGCTCAATCCTGAAGGGGGTAAAAGTGGAAAAGCACCAAGAAGAAGAGCTGCCTCCATGGACAACAGCAGCAAACTCGCAAAAGTCAGAGGTAAAGCATCCAAAAAGAAGGCTTCTCTACAGGCCACTTCAGAAGCCACTGCTGACAGTCCTGGCTCCCAGTTCCCTAAGTGGCCTGGGAGCCCATCCTCAAGAAGTAATGAGGACTCTGATGTGTGGAACACTTTCCGGCCTCGAACCAGTTCCAATGCAAGCACCATTAGTGCCAGGCTTTCTCCTATCCTGACTGAGCAGGATGACCTCCATGATGAAGAGCTTCTCCCTTCTCTAGTGTACTCCAGTGCATCCAGCAATGTTCCACCAACTGTGACTGAGGAGCTTGAGCTCATTGATGGGTTAAGTCTAATGTCTCCCAGCTCAACTGTGCTATCCACCCAGCAATCTGCCTCGAGTGGTCCAATCCAGAGAGATTCCAGCTTTTCCTTGCGGAGCCCAAACACAGCTGGTCAGACCACTACTTTTGGCAATTCCCTGTTTAATCCTGTTGATATCTCGCTGCAGAGTTCTGTCAGCCATTTCTCTGGCCCTCAGACCTTGGAAGCTCTTCTGACACCCAGCTCTCCGCCTCCAAGGGATGTTATGATGACTCAGGTGGACCCCGTTCTCCCGCAGACTGGTAGCAGGATGAGCAGCCGAACTCTTCTGCTTCTAGGTGGACAAGCTGCCCAGAGTAAGATGAGTCCTGGTAATCCACGAGGAAAGCCTacagagcagcaggcagagccagTTGGTGCCAGTGTTTTGCCGTCAACACTTCCCATAGTAGCATCTCCTCAAAACACTGCCAGCGTGGCCAGTTTGAAGGCTCCAGTTTCTGCAACAGCTGCTCAGTCAGTCCAACTGGGCACTCCACCACTTCTTTCTTCTGCTAGCCCTGCTCCCTTGGGATTGAACCAGGACAGGCTGCCCACTGACCTGGACATTGACATGTACATGGAGAACCTTGAATGTGATATGGATTACATAATCAACAGTGACCTCATGGATGGAGAAGGACTGGACTTTAATTTTGAACCCATTCTATCTACTCCCAGCTATCCCAGCACCTCACAGGCCTCCAACCATACCTGGGTACCAAGTTAA